TACTGTAGATTTCCCTCAAGAACTGTAGCGCGTGGCGAGGAAGATCTGGGCGATAGCGGCGCGCCCATTTTAATGTATCGAAAAAACGCCATTCCGGCATTTCTAATGCATGCCGCTTAAATTCATGGCGGAGAAAATGAACGTCAAAATTGTCGTTGTTGTGAGCGATTAGAATCACATCGCCAGAGCAAAACTCGATGAATTTTTGGCCAACCTCCTTGAATGTCGGAGCATCTTTGACCATATCGTCTGTGATATGGTGTACCTTGCTAGCTTCTTTGGGAATTGGAATGCCGGGGTTGACAAGCTCTTCTAAAGAGCAACCGCTGATTGGGTCGTAAGCGGCGATCTCGACAATGCGATCGTGTTCAGCCTTGATTCCAGTTGTTTCCGTATCATAAAAGATAGGTCTAGCCGGCATTTTTTGCTTTCCTAAGAATTTCTTCAAACGTTGCAACCTCGCTTGCTACGGCGATTACTGTCGGCGCAATTTGTTCACAAATAAGTGTTAACGATTTTAGATAAGATTCCAATACCCGTTCGTCGATTTTGTTATCAATAGTCGGTAGCATGACTCGGTAAAAGCAAGTATCTGAGTCTTCATCCATACCAAATCCTGGAATGTCCAACTCTTTGTTGATCTGATGCAGCAGTCTAGCCAGATCGCTTTTGGCACGGCTTTTTATAGGGATCGGGATGAAAACCAGGAGTTGCAGCAATTCGCTTCCTTCAAATGGACGTAGGAAAAGAGGAAATTCGCGATTGGCAATTTTAAGAATGGAGACCACTTGACCGGTTTCTTTTTGAATTTCGGACTTGAATCCATTTTTTTTGAGAAAATCGATAAGGGTTTCTTTAGTGATTGACAACATAAATAAGGAGGTCCTTTAAGAGGGTGTTTACAAAGTAAATGGAATTCGAATTCCATTTACTTTGTAAACACCTCCTAAGATGCTTCGAGTTCTACTCGGGAAATTTGTTCATTTTCTTCGTTGATGAGTTCATTTCGGTAGATAGGAGTTTCTTTATCGGCTTCAATCCCTATAGATACCTTATCTCCTTGAATTTTTAAAATTGTGATGACAACTTTTTTATCTTTTCCAATAGTGACTTTTTCTTCTGATTTCCTGGTCAGAACTAGCATGTCTATTCCTCTTGAATTGGTGAACCTAGATGTATCCCAAATAGAAGCAAATCCTTTTATTCAGATAGATTCGTGGATTTTGAATTTCATTTACTTTCTGAACACTCTTTTAGAAGCCACTGGATGTCAAAGGGTTTTCAGGTTTATGAGTGCCGACAACAGAGGGATTGTTAGTGGCAGGGATTACTGAGTATTCGCCTTCTTTTGGAATGCGATAACAGCCTGTCATGAGAGTAAAATTTAGTGCCAGAATCGTAAATGTAAAAAGAAATTTTTCAATTTTCAAAATTTTATTCCTTCTCATATGATGTGTGAAGGACATCATACGAGAGGCTGAAAATATCGGCAAGTTGAAAATCACGATTCAAAATTCAACGTATGCAATAATCTGATTGATGTGTGAAGCGTGTTTATGGGGTCATCAGTTCGTCGAAAGAGGCATTATCGTTAGCTTTTCCCAGCCGTGTTTCTCCTAGTTTAGTGACTCCGTTTAACGATTCGGCAATTGTGTAAGTTTTATCTTGAAAGCCAACGACATACAGCGTTGTTTTTTGCGAAAGAGTACGGCTTTCCAGAATTTTAATTGCGCTGCTTCGATTGGATTGTTGGATTTTTGCAGACATCATTCTTTTAAGAATCCACATAAAAAGAACCATAAAGGCAACGATGCCTGTCAAGTAGATCATCATTTGAATGAATTCATCGAAGAAGCGGGAATCGCCGGATTGGTCGGCATTCTTCAGCTCTTCAGCAAAGTATTCTGGATATTTTTCCAGAGGGTCATCGTTTTTTTTCTCCTGGGCAGGCAAGGGAGAAAAAAGGATGAGGAAAGCAAGGATTATCTTTTTCATAATCTAAATTAATAGAGGACAGGGGAAATAAATTCAATCTTATACCGATCATTCCCCCCCATCTTTTTTCAGAAAATTATTTTTATTTGCGTTTATTTTTTGAATTTTTCTATTCTTTTTGAATTCTCATCATTGCGGAGTCATTTATGCTAAAGAAATTATTGATATCTCTATTGTTCCTTCCGTTTTTGATTTACAGCGATGAAGAGAATCAAGTGGAGCTTCTTTCAGACCGTTTTCAAGCGCCTTCAGGCATCGTTGCCGGCTGCGTCAATGTCGTCACAGGCAATTACTTCCTCGTTGAAACAGACCTTTATGTTCCAGGCCCCGTACCGATTATTTACAAACGTTTTTACAATAGCGGAAACCTTGGAGGCGGAATACTTGGCGGAGCTTGGGGGGCGTGGAACGATAACTACCACACTTTAGCAATCCGCCATAAGTGTGTAGTATCAGAAGGCCCGGCAATCGTTCATATTAATGATGGAGCAGGGGTTTTGCAGTATGAAGGGGAGTTAAACACAGACTATGAGCATTTAAGCTATGCCAGCGACCATCTCAAATGGGGAGTGATCAACGGACTTCAGGGATCAGATAGCGCGCGCTATAACGTCATGAAGCGAAAGGTTTATTTGAAATGCGATCCTTATCCTGCAATCAAGATTGCTCATGAAAATGGGGAGGAGTGGCAGTTTACCGCGTTTTCAGACTCTCCTTTTCGCAACTGGATGCGGATGAATCAAAAGATAAGCGACAACCAAACATATCAAAGCTATAGTTATCAAGGGCCCGGCAACGTTGTGATTGACTGTGTCAAATTTTACGACAGCCGGGACCTCATGCTAGGCTCCCTTAAATTCATCAGGCATTACAACAACAAAGAACTGAAGCAGCTCGACTTAAACTTGCATGACGGCCAATGGGCCACAATGTTGTATAAGAACGAAAAGATTGCTTATGTTTCAAGACCTGTTGCAGCGCACACAGCTTACGACTGGAAAGATGGCCGCATCGTCAAGCGGATGCTTCAAGTCGATACCCATTTCACAGAAATTCAATATTATGAGAAGGGAAAACCAACCATTGGCGGCAGAAAAGTCAATATCAGATATGAAGACGACCGGCGTATCGGACGAGTCGCCGAGCTTCGGGCACCCGTTGGAACAAGTGCAGCCCCCATTGCCACACATCGATTTTACTATTATTTACAAGATAAAAATCGGGCAAAAGGCCCAATTAGCGGCTTTTGTGAAGTAAGGGATGCTTATGACTATAAGAAAGTGTACACCTTTAACAACAAGCAGCGTCTGACCTGTATTGAGGATTACACCCGAACAGAAGAGATTTACCGAACAGAAAGATTTTTTTGGGATAGCCACTATTTCGCATTTAGCTGCAAACATGATGAATCGGAGAAGATCTCAAAAGGTTATTTCCAACACTACGACGACCAGCGAAATATTTCCCAATGCACCATTGTAGGCAACTTAACCGGATTATG
This genomic window from Waddlia chondrophila WSU 86-1044 contains:
- a CDS encoding putative quorum-sensing-regulated virulence factor; translation: MPARPIFYDTETTGIKAEHDRIVEIAAYDPISGCSLEELVNPGIPIPKEASKVHHITDDMVKDAPTFKEVGQKFIEFCSGDVILIAHNNDNFDVHFLRHEFKRHALEMPEWRFFDTLKWARRYRPDLPRHALQFLREIYSIEANNAHRALDDVIVLHKVFEKMSDDLDIEQSYSLLCMPRDITVMPFGKYQGKPLQEVPEDYVKWLAKSEAFEKPENLSLKESFIKLGILK
- a CDS encoding YbjN domain-containing protein gives rise to the protein MLSITKETLIDFLKKNGFKSEIQKETGQVVSILKIANREFPLFLRPFEGSELLQLLVFIPIPIKSRAKSDLARLLHQINKELDIPGFGMDEDSDTCFYRVMLPTIDNKIDERVLESYLKSLTLICEQIAPTVIAVASEVATFEEILRKAKNAG
- a CDS encoding carbon storage regulator, yielding MLVLTRKSEEKVTIGKDKKVVITILKIQGDKVSIGIEADKETPIYRNELINEENEQISRVELEAS
- a CDS encoding FliO/MopB family protein, which gives rise to MKKIILAFLILFSPLPAQEKKNDDPLEKYPEYFAEELKNADQSGDSRFFDEFIQMMIYLTGIVAFMVLFMWILKRMMSAKIQQSNRSSAIKILESRTLSQKTTLYVVGFQDKTYTIAESLNGVTKLGETRLGKANDNASFDELMTP